In the Catenovulum adriaticum genome, AAAATATTCCACGGGTATTACCTAACAATACGAAAGCCGTGATTGAACAAAATAGCTGGCAATGGCCTGATGTGTTTAGCTGGCTTCAAGAAGCAGGTAATGTTGAAACACACGAAATGCTTAGAACATTTAACTGTGGTGTTGGTTTGATTTTAGCGGTTCACGAAGATGATGTTGAAGCGACCTTAATTAGCTTACGTCAATCGGGCGAAAAAGCATGGTTAATCGGTTCAATTGAAGATGCCAATGACGGTGAAGCGCAAGTAGAGATGGTATAAGCGTGACAGCTGAAAGCAAAAAAATAGTTGTTTTGATTTCAGGCAGTGGTTCAAATCTTCAAGCTTTGATCGACAATCAATTATCTGGCCAGCTTGGTGGCCAGATTGCTGCTGTGATTTCTAATAAACAGCAAGCTTATGGTTTAGTTAGAGCCAATAATGCAAACATTTCTACCCATGTTGTAAATCATCAAGATTATTCAAATCGCGAAGATTATGATCAAGCACTCAGTGAAGTAATTGATACCTACCAACCTGATTTAGTGGTCTTAGCTGGTTTTATGCGAATTTTAACCGCTGCATTCGTGCAAAAATATGTTGGAAAAATGTTGAACATTCATCCATCATTGTTGCCTAAGTATCAAGGGTTAAATACTCACCAGCGAGCAATTGACGCTGGTGATAAAATGCATGGCGTGAGTGTCCACTTTGTAACTGAAGAATTAGATGGCGGACCCGTTGTTTGTCAGGCCAAAATTGAAGTTACAGATTCTGACACGGCGGAAACACTCGCTCAACGGATCCATGCTAAAGAACATATAATTTACCCTAAAGTTGTACGATGGTTTTGCCAGCAAAGGTTAAAAATGCACCATAACCAAGCTTGGCTTGATGATAAAGTGTTACCCGTAACAGGTGAGCTCTATGTTGAAAAAAATTAGTTGTTTTTCGTATTCATGTATTTTAGCTATTAGTATGGTGGGCTTTTCTGCGAATAGTTCACCAACACAAACAACGCAAAATCATGTATTAACACCATTTAATGCTAAATATAAAGTTTCAAAAGGCCGCCTCAATTTAGGTTCAGCTAAGCGCCAACTATCCCAAATTGATGAAAATCGTTTCACGTTTTCATATTTTTCAGAGCTATCTTTTCTGATTTTAAGTGATCATCGCAGAGAAACCTCTGAATTAACCATCGATGAGCAAACAGTTACTCCTATTCGCTACTTATTTAAACGTGAAGGTACAGGTAGCGACAAAAGCACAACGCTAAGTTTTAAAGAATCTAACATTATAGATAATGAAGAAAACGTTGAAATAGATGCCGACGCTAGTATTCATTGGTATGATGAAATAAGCTACCAACTTCAAATGAAGCTAGATTTAGCAGCCGGTAAAACCGAAATGAAATACTACCTTATCGATCATAAAAAACGAGATAAGTTATATCATTTTAAAGTCGTGGCCAACGAAACAATTGAAGTACCAGCGGGTAAAATAAAAACGGTCAAATTACAAAGAATTAGAAAAAACAGTGACCGCCTTACAGAATTTTGGTTAGCGCCCGAATTAGGCTATTTATTAGTTCGTATCAGACAAGAGCGCGACGGCAGCGAAGTAGCAGACGCTCAGCTAGAAAAATATGTTTTTACCCCACTATAAAAAACTAAGTTCAGTTCATGAATAAGCTAAGTAAATAGCGTATATTTGAAAAAGAAAAAGGTCGCTACTAAGAGCGACCTTTTTATTGAATAATTGATTAACTAGCTTGGTTACATAACAAAGCTAGTTAAAAATTTAAGCATTTCGATTACGGAAACGCTCAATTAATGCATTAGTTGAACTATCGCCGTCTAACTCTATAGAGCTATCTTCTAGCTTAGCTAACACA is a window encoding:
- the purN gene encoding phosphoribosylglycinamide formyltransferase is translated as MTAESKKIVVLISGSGSNLQALIDNQLSGQLGGQIAAVISNKQQAYGLVRANNANISTHVVNHQDYSNREDYDQALSEVIDTYQPDLVVLAGFMRILTAAFVQKYVGKMLNIHPSLLPKYQGLNTHQRAIDAGDKMHGVSVHFVTEELDGGPVVCQAKIEVTDSDTAETLAQRIHAKEHIIYPKVVRWFCQQRLKMHHNQAWLDDKVLPVTGELYVEKN
- a CDS encoding DUF3108 domain-containing protein, translating into MLKKISCFSYSCILAISMVGFSANSSPTQTTQNHVLTPFNAKYKVSKGRLNLGSAKRQLSQIDENRFTFSYFSELSFLILSDHRRETSELTIDEQTVTPIRYLFKREGTGSDKSTTLSFKESNIIDNEENVEIDADASIHWYDEISYQLQMKLDLAAGKTEMKYYLIDHKKRDKLYHFKVVANETIEVPAGKIKTVKLQRIRKNSDRLTEFWLAPELGYLLVRIRQERDGSEVADAQLEKYVFTPL